A stretch of Deinococcus fonticola DNA encodes these proteins:
- a CDS encoding YggS family pyridoxal phosphate-dependent enzyme: MSVPEVLAGIRAAEVAAGRVPGSVQLVAVTKGHSAEQIQQSILVHGAFALAENKGQELRDKVPLLPGAQWHFIGAFQRNKVKYLRDVTLIHSLEERWQAEALAEAAQKWGRAPDVLLQMHNGEAQKHGVSPDDLPQMLRDVRATGLNVRGLMVMAPYDQPEAAAQVFRTTAQWAHELGLPELSMGMSDDYPQAIAAGATLVRVGRRLFP; encoded by the coding sequence ATGAGTGTCCCTGAAGTGCTGGCGGGCATTCGTGCGGCGGAAGTGGCGGCGGGGCGCGTGCCAGGCAGCGTGCAACTGGTGGCGGTGACCAAGGGGCACAGCGCCGAGCAGATTCAGCAATCGATCCTGGTGCACGGCGCCTTTGCGCTAGCGGAGAACAAAGGCCAGGAACTGCGCGACAAGGTGCCGCTGCTGCCGGGCGCCCAGTGGCATTTCATCGGGGCCTTTCAGCGCAACAAGGTCAAGTACCTGCGGGACGTGACCCTGATTCACAGCCTGGAGGAACGCTGGCAGGCCGAAGCGCTTGCCGAGGCCGCGCAGAAGTGGGGGCGCGCGCCGGACGTGCTGCTGCAAATGCACAACGGCGAAGCGCAGAAACATGGCGTGTCCCCGGACGACCTGCCGCAGATGCTCAGGGACGTGCGCGCCACCGGGCTGAATGTGCGCGGCCTGATGGTCATGGCCCCTTACGACCAGCCGGAGGCCGCCGCGCAGGTGTTCCGGACCACGGCCCAGTGGGCGCACGAGCTTGGCCTGCCCGAGCTGAGTATGGGCATGAGCGACGATTACCCGCAGGCCATTGCCGCTGGGGCCACATTGGTGCGCGTCGGCAGGAGGCTCTTTCCATGA
- a CDS encoding DivIVA domain-containing protein has translation MKYSPRDLTHQTFPTRLRGLDAAAVQTFLADVAQELERLLHRQGELEARVEQLGAELNEKKEQEEEIRRVFVAAERVSHDLKENAIRESELLVAQANTHAQDIQREQERRTAQLEATHQERMSTLEIAYRTRHTDLERQQHELTLKREHEHAGRVAHLEKQFSDQYLELTGRLNAARHEYSQFLNGYRALVNSFAEPSSKHLLPEPTRLPQQVPSPSTEPARAANVIDQNFQ, from the coding sequence ATGAAATATTCTCCCCGCGACCTGACCCACCAGACCTTCCCCACCCGCCTGCGCGGCCTGGACGCCGCCGCCGTGCAGACCTTTCTGGCAGACGTGGCGCAGGAACTGGAGCGACTGCTGCACCGTCAGGGCGAGCTGGAAGCCCGCGTGGAACAACTGGGCGCCGAACTGAACGAGAAAAAGGAACAGGAGGAGGAAATTCGCCGCGTGTTCGTGGCCGCCGAACGCGTGTCGCATGACCTGAAGGAAAACGCCATCCGCGAAAGTGAACTCCTGGTGGCGCAGGCGAACACGCACGCGCAGGACATCCAACGTGAACAGGAACGCCGCACCGCGCAACTGGAGGCGACGCATCAGGAGCGCATGAGCACGCTAGAAATCGCGTACCGCACCCGCCACACCGACCTGGAACGCCAGCAGCACGAACTGACCCTGAAACGTGAGCACGAGCACGCCGGGCGCGTCGCCCACCTGGAGAAGCAGTTCAGTGACCAGTACCTCGAACTGACCGGCCGACTGAATGCCGCCCGCCACGAGTACAGCCAGTTCCTGAACGGGTACCGCGCCCTGGTCAATTCCTTTGCGGAACCGAGCAGCAAGCACCTGCTGCCCGAACCCACCCGGTTGCCCCAGCAGGTGCCCAGCCCGTCGACGGAACCCGCCAGAGCAGCGAACGTGATCGACCAGAATTTTCAGTAG
- a CDS encoding potassium channel family protein, which produces MKTKQCLVIGLGRFGTAVATTLYEMGHEVVAIDQNEENVERVMNLVTHAAIVDASDERALRALGAGDFDVVIVAIGSDVQANILATMNAKSLGAPYVVTKAIDEMARRVLERIGADLVIRPEHDMGVRLARQIATPNIVDTLDLGGDYAIVEIEANERLRGTLRDLNLTGRFGVQIIAISHAGKIEVTPRAEDTVNPHDKLVVIGTSHSIDELRRYIGD; this is translated from the coding sequence ATGAAAACCAAACAGTGCCTGGTGATCGGCCTGGGCCGCTTCGGCACGGCTGTGGCCACCACGTTGTACGAGATGGGCCACGAGGTCGTGGCGATCGACCAGAACGAAGAGAACGTGGAGCGCGTCATGAACCTGGTGACGCACGCCGCCATCGTGGACGCCAGCGACGAACGCGCCCTGCGCGCCCTGGGCGCGGGGGATTTCGACGTGGTGATCGTGGCGATCGGCTCGGACGTGCAGGCAAACATCCTGGCGACCATGAACGCCAAGAGCCTCGGCGCACCCTACGTCGTCACGAAGGCCATCGACGAGATGGCGCGGCGCGTGCTGGAACGCATCGGCGCCGACCTGGTGATTCGCCCGGAGCACGACATGGGCGTGCGCCTGGCCCGCCAGATCGCCACGCCGAACATCGTGGACACCCTCGACCTGGGCGGCGATTATGCCATCGTGGAGATCGAGGCCAACGAGAGGTTGCGCGGCACCCTGCGCGACCTGAACCTGACCGGGCGGTTCGGCGTGCAGATCATCGCCATCAGCCACGCCGGGAAAATCGAGGTCACGCCCCGTGCCGAGGACACCGTGAACCCCCACGACAAACTCGTGGTGATCGGCACTAGCCACAGCATCGACGAACTCAGGCGCTACATCGGCGATTGA